The sequence TCATCACGCCGGCTCATCTTCAATCGCGCTTGAAACTGTGCTGcgaaacgaacacacacacaaacaccacacacacacacacacacaacacacacacaaatacaggcACCCTGCCGTGAACACCctgcatgcaacattttctgCGGACGCTGCTGAACTGAGATACTAAGCTAAGCATTTCCGATCAAACTGAACGTGAAATATTGccgtttgtctttttttttttggtttgatgACGAAATAAAGAAATTCTCATAGAGACACCTCCCGTCGGCTGTGTTTTGTATTCTGTCACTTTTTTGAGCATCACTCAATATTTATGCTGAAATGCATTGTCCAAATTATGTTTGAACAATTATGTTTTGATGtaactgtttttaaatgtgaaaaatagcattttatttattttttattacaaaattatgAGAATATTATCCATATCTTGCAGCCAGTAGAAAGAGCtgaacgtttacatttacagcagcatttaccagacgcccttatccagagcgccttacaatcagtagttacagggacagtaccccctggagacactcagggttaagtgtcctgctcagggacacaatggtagtaagtggggtttgaacctgggactttgtgctcttctggttcataggtgagtgtcttactcaccaggccactaccaccctcagtCACTAAGacgtatttattttatcattaatcTGCAGCATGTTACGTtgtgaacaaaaagaaaacgtCCGGTGGAACATTCCAGGTCCCCACAACAAATTAAAAGCGAGAGCGAAGGTTTAAAGTGTAAACATCTCCAAGAATTCCCATTTCGCCAGTGaacgtgtgtgtggtgtgaccGGTGTACGCCTGTAGGCCCCTCCGCATGATTTTCTACTAGCGAGCAACAGCAAGCACGCTGACTTGGAACCAGGAAGAACCACGGAGATGGTTCCTGCAGAACCCCAACTTGTACGTTCGAATCGAGGCGGGTTTCAGCGATCAGCGAGCTCTGTATCGCATATTTCCACCAGGAAATTTTCTCCACCGGATGAACCGGTCATTTTTCATATtcgtgtgttttctgtgtgacCTTTACTGTCACAAGAACTTGTTTGGGAGGCTAAAAACTTGTCAGACGTGCGCTGATTCAAAACCGACGTCCTGTGGTTGTTAGTGAACATGCTGCGAATGTGTTCTTTATTTGCACTCTCAAAAAGCAGCGCTGCCATTAGCGGAGAGCTAGCCACGTCTTTAATCAGAACTTTTATTCCATATGGTCATTTGGCCAGATGATTCGTTCGAATTTTGAAAAAGGATTTGTTCGGTGCGCTCTGATGCGTGGCGTAGACGTGGACCGCCATCGGTAGGGACTTTTGGGTGTGACCCGCTGTGTACGGTGGTTTTTTTCGGCAGGCGGGTGTGGGAAATGTCATGGGGTGGAGGGCCGAGGAGGTGGAATTTTATGAAGAATGAACGAGGCGcgctgcactttttaaaaatgtatttatttttatttttttacactcaaCAGTcccttttttggtttttggttttgtgggtATGGCAGTTTCTCCGCTGTGTAGGCGACGTGCCGCGAAACGCTCCCCTTTCTACAAATTCACTTTGCTTTCCGACATTCATGTGGCTTTTTATCAAGGACGTGGTAACGAAGTCATTTATAAGTATTGTGATACTCAAGTTTTTGGGGCCAAAAAACGGGTAAAGAACGGCCAACCACCAAATTTCCAATATCTGTGGCCACTTAATCTGTTGCCAGATTATTCACCGTTTGGAATTGGAATGTTGAGATTGTTTCggttcattttcacacaaacagAATTTAGCCTGACAGGATGGGCTTTAGAAGCACATTTATCCATCTGCGTCCATTTTTGAGCAGGAAGCTTGTGCCAACGATTGTCTGCCATGTAGACTATGGCAAACAGaacttatttcattcatctatttattttagtcattattcaatttattaaatacattttcaatttgATTAATGTGGCATGAGGTCCAGAtagccatttttttcccatttaacTTGATTAAAGACCCTGGGCTGTTAATTCAGGATTTACTGAAGATTTACTACAGAGGACTTGCAGAACCTCTGTTGAAATTAAAGTACATTAACATGAAAATTAAAAGTACATTGAATGAAAATTCAACATTGGCAATTGGCCAACATTGGCAATTTTCATGCTAACATTAGTGCAGAAATTCAGATTTTATACGAAATTTACTCTCTGATTCTAGAATAGACGACAACATGCTGTTAGGATGTTGAGAAAAAGTTGTGGTTTATTAAAGCATGTAAATGCAGAACGTCGAGAACGTAATGAGGTGCAGAGGCCCTGTGGTTTGTCACGTGGCGGAACGTTTCCATCTCGTAATTCTTGGTACGTCGCAGTCGCTGCAGAAGCTGCAGAAATGAGGAGGGGGCAGGTCAAACCCACCTCACCACTGGTTCCATCCCACCACCACCTGTTCCGGACATCTAATCCAATCCGAAGATCTAATGGAAACCAGACTGAGCCGCCCAGCGGCGACGCCTTATATTAGGAGGCCAGGTTGGACAGAGGATGAGATCATAGAAGGACTCCAGAGGAGAAGAACCTGTCAGAGACGCCAGAGATGAAGACCTTCTGTCTGCTCACCGCCGCCGTGCTCCTGGTCGCCCTCTGCTCTTCAGCACTGGGccagtgtaagtgtgtgtttcttctcaaATTCGTCTCTTAAAagagtctgaaaaaaaaaatccaattaaaatgttaatcgACACTGGACCAGATTATTAATCCTTCAGAATCATTATCAGTTTAGATTAGATTGGATTTTGCTTTCAGTGTGAAACCCCGTGTGAAATTCCCGGATGTGTTTTTGGTTCTAAACCAAGATTTTTGAGTTTAGTTCGTTGTAAATGTTGAAGGTAAATAGCAGGTAATTCATGTGTGAGGATAATAAATAACAGCGTATTAAAATTCGTTAAATCCTTCTCAACAGCTTCGAGGCCGAGTGAATGCTGCATGAATTTCTACCAAAACCGCGTTCCTCTAAGACAAATTAAAAGTTTCACAGTAACACACCCAAGTTGTCCCAAGAAGGGGGTCgtgtgagtatttttttttgttcttttaggtGCTTCAACTTGAATGatttaaaacatgaacaaatgatgactgattttttttttttattccagactCACCACATTGAGGGGAATTAAGATGTGCGTGAACCCGGATGAGCAGCGGATTCAGGATCTGATGGAGAAGTTGACATGGGGACAGAAAGAAGGTTCTGGAACCGGCTCGCAGTAGAGCTCTGGCTCTGGCCAGCGGACAGCCCAGTGTTTATAGCTATCACGTACACATTCATAAATCTTTACCCTGTATTACTTCTGCGCTGAgatgtgaagtttgtattatttaatcTGCCCTTTGTGACACAATAAATGTTTTCTAGCAGATACATGTTGCGTGTTTAAGATCATTACGGTTCTACATGTATAAATACGGACATCATGCACTAATTCATGTCGCATTCATCTTATAAGTTCCATAAGCGAGTCTCACAGCCAGGGCCGGCCTGTAACATGGACAGAATACGCAGATGCTGAGGGCGTCGTCCATCCAGGGGGCGCTAcagacagaggaagaaaaaaacgtgGAACGTTGCACCATTCTGAAAACTAGTTGCTATTAATGAGTCTTAATTTCCCTGCTCAGTAATGTcttgtcacggccaatacacctccagcccaccagagagtgccagaccagccggggagacggcatcccggaaacggaagtgagagcgggcagcgccaagtataaaagctaggtgacactgaggagacgctgcccgctctttgacgaatttatttccatagacgccagccttattttcccacgctCGACTGATTGatatccacgaccacgacctttgcctgtccccgacctagaactttgcccgCCCCTCTTGTGACGATGATCTCTAATCGGattctccagtgtgaccacgaccttcgcccgccattgaccttgagtttgcctgccccctgttgctaatacgatcttccccgttaccccccccacggagccagagttcccggccaagcgcctccggtcctcctctccccgtaagacgactactccacccgctccaagcatgcctgcgaatgcgtcctcgaactcggccagtgacatgTCTATTAagtagtattaataataataatgaggcGTAACTTTCCCATCAGGCCTGGGGGGACAGACGTGTTTCGTGTGTGATGTTCAGAAAAAATAGGACCAACAAAGTTGTGGTTTATTAAAGCATGTAAATGCAGAACGTCCAGAACGTGGTGAGGTGCAGAGGCCCTGTGGTTTGTTACGTGGTGGAAAGTTTCCATCTCGTAATTCTTGGTACGGCGCAGTCGCTGCAGAAGCTGCAGAAATGAGGAGGGGGCAGGTCAAACCCACCTCACCACCGGTTCCATCCCACCACCACCTGTTCCGAACATCTAATGGAAACCAGACTGAGCCGCCCATCGGCGACACCTTATATTAGGAGGCCAGGTTGGACAGAGGATGAGACCAGAGAAGGACTCCAGAGGAGAAGAACCTGTCAGAGACGCCAGAGATGAAGACCTTCTGTCTGCTCGCCGCCGCCGTGCTCCTGGTCGCCCTCTGCTCTTCAGCACTGGGccagtgtaagtgtgtgtttcttctcaaATTCGTCtcataaaaaaatccaattaaaatgttaatcaaCACTGGACCAGATTATTAATCCTTCAGAATCATTATCAGTTTAGATTAGATTGGATTTTGTTTTCAGTGTGAAACCCCGTGTGAAATTCCCGGAGGACTTTTTGGTTCTAAACCTGTTCTGCGGTGCTTCTGATTTGTGTAGATTTTTGAGGTTAGTTTGTTGTAAATAATGATGGTAAATAGCAGGTAATTCATGTGTGAGGATAATAAATAACAGCGTATTAAAATTTGTTAAATCCTTCTCAACAGCTTCGAGGTCGAGTGAATGCTGCAAGAATTTCTACTCCAAAACCCTTCCTCAAGACAAATTAAAAGtttcacagaaacacacccaggTTGTCCCAAGAAGGGGGTCgtgtgagtattttttttttgttcttttaggtGCTTCAACTTGAatgatttaaaacaaacaaatgactactgatttttttttttttattccagactCACCACATTGAGGGGAATTAATATGCGTGAACCCAGATGAGCAGCGATTCAGGATCTGATGGAGAAGTTGACATGGGGAAGAAAGATGGTTCTGAACAAATATCAGGACATGCAGGTCCATCTAGACTAACCACAACTACACTTGTCCCCGGACAACAAACAACAACTAGACAACCTGGACCAACTGGACCATCACGTGTACAGGCCACCAGTCCATTGCAGGTTGACCCTTTTTTCATACATGAGGGACAGTTTTGCACTGCACATGCATAAATCCTAAAATTCAGCACAATTATTAATTATGTTATGTCGTCATGGTAACAATGTAGTAAATTT is a genomic window of Denticeps clupeoides unplaced genomic scaffold, fDenClu1.1, whole genome shotgun sequence containing:
- the LOC114772866 gene encoding C-C motif chemokine 4 homolog, encoding MKTFCLLTAAVLLVALCSSALGQSSRPSECCMNFYQNRVPLRQIKSFTVTHPSCPKKGVVLTTLRGIKMCVNPDEQRIQDLMEKLTWGQKEGSGTGSQ